In the genome of Natronorubrum sediminis, one region contains:
- a CDS encoding 3-hydroxyacyl-CoA dehydrogenase family protein, producing the protein MVRDQIDRLGVVGAGTMGSGIAQVAATNGYDVVLRDVEPEFLENGFETIDHSLERLENRDALEAEPETIRRRIEGTTTLEDLAECDLVVEAALEELPVKREIFADLERVCGDDVVLATNTSTLSITSIASNLEHPERVVGLHFMNPVPIMEGVEVVVGELTTDEVTELAHDIAADLEKTTWEADDKPGFVTNRILMPWINEGIRAYDEGVASKEDIDAGMELGTNVPMGPLTLADHIGLDICLHATETLHEELGDRYKPAYLLKRKVEAGALGKKTGAGFYDYE; encoded by the coding sequence ATGGTTCGTGACCAGATCGATCGTCTCGGCGTCGTCGGCGCGGGGACGATGGGCAGTGGCATCGCGCAAGTCGCGGCAACCAACGGCTACGACGTCGTCCTCCGCGACGTCGAGCCAGAATTTCTCGAAAACGGGTTCGAAACCATCGACCACAGCCTCGAGCGACTCGAGAATCGTGACGCGCTCGAGGCGGAGCCAGAGACGATCCGCCGTCGAATCGAGGGGACGACGACACTCGAGGATCTCGCGGAGTGCGACCTCGTCGTCGAGGCCGCCCTCGAGGAGTTGCCAGTCAAACGGGAGATCTTCGCGGACCTCGAACGGGTCTGTGGGGACGACGTGGTGCTCGCGACGAACACGAGCACGCTCTCGATCACCTCGATCGCGTCGAATCTCGAGCACCCAGAGCGCGTCGTCGGCTTACACTTCATGAATCCGGTCCCGATCATGGAGGGCGTCGAGGTCGTCGTCGGTGAGTTGACGACCGACGAGGTGACCGAGTTAGCTCACGACATCGCCGCGGACCTCGAGAAGACGACGTGGGAAGCAGACGACAAGCCCGGCTTCGTGACGAATCGAATCCTGATGCCGTGGATCAACGAGGGAATTCGGGCCTACGACGAGGGAGTCGCCTCGAAAGAGGACATCGACGCCGGAATGGAACTCGGGACCAACGTTCCGATGGGGCCGCTCACCCTCGCGGACCACATCGGACTCGACATCTGTCTCCACGCCACCGAGACGCTTCACGAGGAACTCGGTGATCGGTACAAACCTGCTTACCTCCTGAAGCGGAAAGTCGAGGCCGGAGCACTCGGCAAGAAGACGGGAGCCGGGTTTTACGACTACGAATGA
- a CDS encoding class I fructose-bisphosphate aldolase yields the protein MIPIDDSPIVRDGKSLILAMDHGLEHGPVDFEDVPEKLDPSTVFETATHDAVTAMAVQKGVAEGYYPSFEDDVNLLLKLNGTSNLWMGEPDSPVNCSVDYAAELGADAVGFTVYSGSNNEVEMYEEFRDAQENAREHDLPMVMWSYPRGQGLKNDTKPSTISYATRLALEIGADIAKVKYPGSPEAMEHACKAAGDMNVVMSGGSKTSDYEFLSTVEDAIDAGCTGLAVGRNVWQREDPTQLLDALERVIYEEETADAALEATQ from the coding sequence ATGATTCCGATCGACGACTCTCCGATCGTACGCGATGGCAAGTCACTGATTCTGGCGATGGACCACGGGTTAGAACACGGTCCCGTCGACTTCGAGGACGTTCCGGAGAAACTCGACCCGTCGACGGTGTTCGAAACGGCGACCCACGACGCCGTCACCGCGATGGCAGTCCAGAAGGGTGTCGCGGAAGGGTACTACCCGAGCTTCGAGGACGACGTCAACCTGCTCTTGAAGTTGAATGGCACCTCGAACCTCTGGATGGGCGAACCCGACTCACCGGTCAACTGCTCGGTGGACTACGCCGCTGAACTCGGTGCCGACGCCGTCGGCTTCACCGTCTACAGCGGCTCGAACAACGAAGTCGAGATGTACGAAGAGTTCCGCGACGCACAGGAAAACGCTCGCGAGCACGACCTGCCGATGGTCATGTGGTCGTACCCGCGCGGACAGGGGCTGAAAAACGACACCAAACCGAGTACGATCTCCTATGCGACCCGCCTGGCCCTCGAGATCGGTGCGGACATCGCGAAGGTCAAGTACCCCGGCAGCCCCGAAGCGATGGAACACGCCTGCAAAGCGGCAGGAGACATGAACGTCGTCATGAGCGGCGGCTCGAAGACCTCAGACTACGAGTTCCTCTCGACCGTCGAGGACGCCATCGACGCCGGCTGTACGGGCCTCGCCGTCGGCCGAAACGTCTGGCAGCGCGAGGACCCGACCCAACTGCTCGACGCCCTCGAGAGGGTTATCTACGAGGAGGAAACGGCGGACGCCGCACTCGAGGCGACCCAGTAG
- a CDS encoding class 1 fructose-bisphosphatase, producing MTVSDPVVESIVATISRSATEIRQGLIGRRSTVDEENPSGETQVEADVWADELLGERLRAIDGVGQYASEERAEVDDCGEDPATSNSFAVAVDPLDGSSNLKSNNAMGTVFGVYDDVLPARGESLVAAGYILYGPITTMVLANEETVSEYELTGGERTVVEADLTLPDDPVVYGFGGRVPNWTDDFQAFAREVESERKLRYGGAMIGDVNQVLTYGGIFGYPGLESRPEGKLRLQFEGNPIGYIVERAGGRSSDGSQSLLSVEPTALHDRTPVHVGNADLIERLEDRLA from the coding sequence ATGACGGTGTCCGATCCAGTCGTCGAGTCGATCGTCGCGACGATCTCTCGCTCGGCGACCGAGATCAGACAGGGGCTCATCGGCCGTCGAAGCACCGTCGACGAGGAGAACCCGAGCGGCGAGACGCAGGTCGAAGCCGACGTCTGGGCGGACGAGCTACTCGGCGAACGCCTCCGGGCCATCGACGGCGTCGGACAGTACGCCAGCGAAGAGCGAGCCGAGGTCGACGACTGCGGTGAGGACCCCGCGACGTCGAACAGTTTCGCCGTCGCAGTCGACCCACTGGACGGCTCCTCGAACCTCAAATCGAACAACGCGATGGGGACAGTCTTCGGCGTCTACGACGACGTCCTTCCCGCTCGAGGGGAGTCCCTCGTCGCCGCGGGGTACATCCTCTACGGGCCGATCACGACGATGGTGCTCGCGAACGAGGAGACGGTCTCGGAGTACGAGTTAACCGGGGGCGAACGGACCGTCGTCGAGGCGGACCTCACGCTCCCCGACGACCCCGTCGTTTACGGCTTCGGCGGTCGCGTTCCCAACTGGACCGACGACTTTCAGGCCTTCGCCCGCGAGGTCGAATCCGAACGCAAACTTCGCTACGGCGGAGCCATGATCGGCGACGTCAATCAGGTACTCACCTACGGCGGCATCTTCGGTTATCCCGGTCTCGAGTCCCGGCCCGAAGGCAAGTTGCGCCTCCAGTTCGAGGGGAACCCGATCGGCTACATCGTCGAACGCGCCGGCGGCCGCTCCTCTGATGGCTCACAGTCGCTGTTGAGCGTCGAACCGACGGCACTCCACGATCGAACGCCGGTTCACGTCGGCAACGCAGACCTGATCGAGCGACTCGAGGATCGACTCGCGTAG
- a CDS encoding acyl-CoA carboxylase subunit beta, producing the protein MQVHITSAPSDDEAAAIAAALAEHVGETVEVYADGNDDPVAVHEFESTSSPESHSAATDSNADSGASTHEQPPNSSEDLGPTEREARLRAEIDDILEGGPEKYREQLAESKKLFVRDRLALWFDAENCKLQFEDGRFAAFDDWHPDGVGAETDDRLPADGLITGGATFEGRDLHFMANDYTVKRGSMAEKGVEKFLRMQQRALKTGQPVLYLMDSSGGRIDQQTGFFANREGIGKYYYNHSMLSGRVPQICVLYGPSIAGAAYTPVFADFTIMVEGMSAMAIASPRMVQMVTGEDIDLQELGGPDVHARESGSADLIANDEAHARELVSQLLTYLPNNADEKPPKQEAKPPVESPAGIDAVVPQEPNRGYDMTDVIDRIVDEGSYFEVRPEYGSEIITAYARIDGRPIAIVANQPAARAGAIFPDAAEKAAEFVWKSDAFNIPLLYLCDTPGFMAGSQVEKDGILEQGKKLIYATSSATVPKQTVVVRKAYGAGIYAMGGPAYDPESVLGLPSGEIAIMGPEAAINAVYARKLSEVDDPDERERMEQELRAEYREDIDVHRMASEVVIDEIVPPSELREELAARFDFYEDVEKSLPDKKHGTIL; encoded by the coding sequence ATGCAGGTTCATATCACGTCAGCGCCATCCGACGACGAAGCGGCAGCGATCGCCGCTGCGCTCGCCGAACACGTCGGCGAGACGGTCGAAGTGTACGCTGACGGGAACGACGACCCCGTCGCCGTCCACGAGTTCGAGTCGACCTCGAGTCCCGAGTCCCACAGCGCGGCCACTGATTCCAACGCCGATTCTGGGGCCTCGACACACGAGCAACCGCCCAACTCGAGCGAAGATCTCGGACCGACCGAGCGCGAGGCGCGTCTCCGAGCGGAGATCGACGACATTCTCGAGGGTGGCCCCGAGAAGTATCGCGAGCAACTGGCAGAGTCGAAGAAACTGTTCGTCCGGGACCGACTCGCGCTGTGGTTCGACGCCGAGAATTGCAAACTACAGTTCGAGGACGGCCGGTTCGCGGCGTTCGACGACTGGCATCCCGACGGCGTGGGTGCGGAAACCGACGATCGACTGCCGGCGGACGGCCTCATCACGGGTGGGGCAACCTTCGAGGGACGAGATCTGCACTTCATGGCCAACGACTACACTGTCAAACGCGGCAGTATGGCCGAAAAAGGCGTCGAGAAGTTCCTTCGGATGCAACAACGGGCGTTGAAAACCGGCCAGCCGGTCTTGTACCTGATGGACTCCTCCGGCGGTCGGATCGACCAGCAGACGGGCTTCTTCGCGAATCGAGAGGGTATCGGGAAGTACTACTACAATCACTCGATGCTCTCGGGACGAGTGCCACAGATATGCGTCCTCTATGGCCCGTCAATCGCCGGTGCAGCGTACACGCCCGTCTTCGCCGACTTCACGATTATGGTCGAAGGGATGTCCGCGATGGCGATCGCCTCCCCGCGGATGGTACAGATGGTTACGGGCGAAGATATCGACTTGCAGGAACTCGGTGGCCCCGACGTCCACGCTCGAGAGTCGGGCTCTGCGGACCTGATCGCGAACGACGAAGCACACGCCCGCGAACTCGTCTCCCAGTTGCTCACCTACCTGCCGAACAACGCCGACGAGAAGCCGCCTAAACAGGAGGCGAAACCACCTGTCGAGTCTCCGGCGGGGATCGACGCCGTCGTTCCCCAGGAACCGAATCGCGGCTACGACATGACGGACGTGATCGACCGCATCGTCGACGAAGGGTCGTACTTCGAGGTGCGCCCGGAGTACGGTTCGGAGATCATCACGGCCTACGCCAGAATCGACGGGCGACCGATCGCCATCGTCGCGAACCAACCCGCAGCGCGGGCGGGCGCGATCTTCCCGGACGCCGCGGAGAAGGCCGCGGAGTTCGTCTGGAAGTCCGATGCGTTCAACATCCCATTGCTCTACCTCTGTGACACGCCGGGGTTCATGGCCGGCTCGCAGGTCGAAAAAGACGGCATTCTCGAGCAAGGAAAGAAGCTGATCTACGCGACGTCGTCGGCGACGGTGCCAAAACAGACTGTCGTCGTGCGAAAGGCCTACGGCGCCGGCATCTACGCGATGGGCGGGCCAGCGTACGATCCGGAGAGCGTGCTGGGCCTCCCGTCCGGCGAGATAGCCATCATGGGGCCCGAGGCCGCGATCAACGCCGTGTACGCCCGAAAGCTCTCCGAGGTGGACGACCCCGACGAACGCGAGCGAATGGAACAGGAACTCAGAGCGGAGTATCGCGAGGACATCGACGTGCATCGAATGGCGAGTGAGGTCGTTATCGACGAAATCGTCCCGCCCAGCGAGCTACGCGAGGAACTGGCCGCTCGCTTTGACTTCTACGAAGACGTCGAGAAGTCCCTGCCGGATAAGAAACACGGCACGATTCTGTAA
- a CDS encoding DUF5658 family protein encodes MSSDGAHARFHLPVDVSPVALERFCWILVGVSLVGDIVTTFVGLHMGLAESNPIARSAIEGYGLVGMIALKAFAVGIGLVCRPLLPVAYRAIVPAGLAVPWTAAVFINLYMISTVI; translated from the coding sequence ATGAGTTCCGACGGTGCTCACGCACGCTTCCACCTCCCAGTCGATGTGTCGCCAGTTGCACTCGAGCGATTTTGCTGGATCCTCGTCGGGGTGTCGCTCGTGGGCGATATCGTGACGACGTTCGTCGGCCTCCACATGGGGTTAGCGGAGTCGAATCCGATCGCACGAAGTGCAATCGAGGGGTACGGACTGGTGGGCATGATCGCCCTGAAAGCGTTTGCAGTGGGGATCGGCCTCGTCTGTCGACCGCTGTTGCCCGTTGCGTATCGAGCGATCGTTCCAGCCGGGTTGGCGGTCCCGTGGACGGCGGCCGTCTTCATCAACCTCTACATGATCTCGACGGTGATCTGA
- a CDS encoding MaoC family dehydratase yields MAGLYYEEFTVGETIEHERRRTISESDNQRFCDMTMNQQPLHLDAEFAADTEFGERLVNGLYTMSLATGISIPETTDGTIVANLSYDDVEHPKPVFHGDTIHAQSTVTEKRETSDGERGIVTMCVEVFNQDDDLVCSFDRTILSLKRQLEE; encoded by the coding sequence ATGGCTGGACTGTACTACGAGGAGTTCACCGTCGGTGAGACGATCGAACACGAACGTCGGCGCACGATTTCCGAAAGCGACAACCAGCGCTTTTGCGATATGACGATGAATCAACAGCCCTTGCACCTCGACGCGGAGTTCGCAGCCGACACCGAATTCGGCGAGCGACTGGTCAACGGGCTCTACACGATGTCGCTCGCGACAGGGATCTCGATTCCGGAGACGACCGACGGCACCATCGTCGCGAATCTGTCGTACGACGACGTCGAGCATCCGAAGCCGGTCTTTCACGGCGATACGATCCATGCTCAATCGACGGTAACCGAAAAACGCGAAACCAGCGACGGCGAGCGCGGAATCGTCACGATGTGCGTCGAGGTGTTCAATCAGGACGACGACCTCGTCTGCTCGTTCGATCGAACGATTCTCTCGCTCAAACGCCAACTCGAGGAGTGA
- a CDS encoding TlpA family protein disulfide reductase — translation MSTPQRNPLERRALLGSIAVGAIGGIAGCLDESEDGSGDDSSDEPEPVSTEEDAAWQTTSLTDVRTDEEFTLGEFDHPLFLHTFSTGCATCHSQHYEFEEFYEQAEGDVEIVDVTTDVGASPDDIRTYAEDDDYEWRFAIAEEEVIEGLVSDVGRDVTNSARSPVVMICPDGESYRYEKRVDADEFESMIDDEC, via the coding sequence ATGAGCACACCACAACGGAACCCGCTCGAGCGACGCGCCCTGCTCGGATCGATCGCTGTGGGGGCTATCGGTGGCATTGCGGGATGTCTCGACGAAAGCGAGGACGGTTCGGGAGACGACTCGAGCGACGAGCCAGAACCGGTCTCGACAGAGGAGGACGCGGCGTGGCAAACGACGTCGCTGACGGACGTGCGGACCGACGAGGAGTTTACGCTCGGCGAGTTCGATCACCCGCTTTTCCTCCACACGTTTTCGACTGGCTGTGCGACCTGCCACAGTCAACACTACGAGTTCGAAGAGTTCTACGAACAGGCAGAGGGAGACGTCGAAATCGTCGACGTGACGACAGACGTCGGTGCCAGTCCGGACGACATTCGGACCTATGCAGAAGACGACGACTACGAGTGGCGATTCGCAATCGCCGAAGAGGAGGTCATCGAGGGACTCGTGAGCGACGTCGGCCGTGACGTCACCAACAGCGCCAGATCCCCGGTGGTCATGATCTGTCCCGACGGCGAGAGCTACCGCTACGAGAAACGCGTCGACGCCGACGAGTTCGAATCGATGATCGACGATGAGTGTTGA
- a CDS encoding cytochrome c biogenesis protein CcdA, protein MTSTASALLEFFLIGLATPLTAACVLPLYPSFVAYLASTGTHSRSPSTGVLGILVVAGVLSFMAVVGSLWTVVFSGGVTRAVTQLSPVAFAVLAVVGLVLVVAPAGFSRIPTVEPPHSRYPTLSAFGYGFGFGAIVIPCNPGLIALFFSRSTVAFPEFDTQLEVMLGFLAFGLGIGAPLLAFALVSQPYSRQVTRLLARYSDPINRVVGVVLLVVSAYYLLFVFQVIPGTGALEAPIESSLRRW, encoded by the coding sequence ATGACGTCGACGGCGAGCGCACTCCTCGAGTTTTTCCTGATCGGCCTCGCGACGCCGTTGACCGCGGCGTGCGTCCTCCCGCTGTACCCGAGTTTCGTCGCGTATCTCGCGTCGACGGGAACGCACAGTCGGAGTCCCTCGACGGGCGTCCTCGGCATCCTCGTCGTCGCCGGCGTCCTCTCGTTCATGGCGGTCGTCGGCTCGCTCTGGACCGTCGTCTTCAGCGGGGGCGTCACGAGGGCCGTCACGCAGCTCTCGCCGGTCGCGTTCGCCGTATTGGCCGTCGTCGGCCTCGTACTCGTCGTCGCGCCCGCGGGCTTCTCGAGGATTCCAACGGTCGAACCGCCACACTCGCGGTACCCGACGCTGTCTGCATTCGGGTACGGATTCGGTTTCGGTGCGATCGTGATTCCCTGCAATCCCGGCCTCATCGCGCTGTTCTTCAGTCGCTCGACGGTCGCGTTCCCCGAGTTCGACACCCAACTCGAGGTGATGCTCGGATTTTTGGCGTTCGGACTCGGTATCGGTGCCCCGCTTCTCGCCTTCGCACTCGTCTCACAGCCGTACAGTCGCCAGGTGACACGTCTCCTCGCACGTTACAGCGATCCGATCAATCGGGTCGTCGGAGTCGTCTTGCTCGTCGTCTCCGCGTACTACTTGCTCTTCGTCTTTCAGGTGATTCCCGGTACTGGCGCACTCGAGGCCCCGATCGAGAGTTCGCTACGCCGATGGTGA
- a CDS encoding HpcH/HpaI aldolase/citrate lyase family protein — MARRSLLFTPGDRPEMLRKAPDAGADVIIFDLEDAVAPARKDEARDAVRDVLADPEFDPDCEVCVRVNASQSAYSDDLEAIFDVPGGADRDGAADDLRLDSLVLPKVESAADVHSLEDELGRIGDTVPVFALIENASGVLNAPEIAAVPATDALVFGAEDLSADIGASRTSEGTEVLYARERVVLAAAAKECLAIDTVVTDFGDERALRDDTEFALQLGYDGKLAIHPAQVDPINETFTPSDEEREWAERVLAAKREADAENRGVFEVDGEMIDAPLIAQARRIQERADAATRKK; from the coding sequence ATGGCTCGCAGAAGTCTGTTGTTCACGCCGGGCGATCGACCAGAAATGCTCAGAAAGGCACCCGACGCCGGGGCCGACGTGATCATCTTCGACCTCGAGGATGCCGTCGCCCCCGCGCGAAAAGACGAGGCTCGAGACGCCGTCCGCGACGTCCTCGCCGATCCCGAGTTCGACCCGGACTGTGAGGTTTGCGTTCGGGTCAACGCCTCCCAGTCGGCGTACTCGGACGATCTCGAGGCGATCTTCGATGTGCCGGGAGGGGCTGACCGCGACGGCGCTGCTGACGACCTGCGACTCGATAGCCTCGTGCTCCCGAAAGTCGAGTCGGCGGCAGACGTTCACTCGCTCGAGGACGAACTCGGACGAATCGGCGACACTGTGCCGGTGTTCGCGTTGATCGAGAACGCGTCCGGGGTGCTCAACGCGCCGGAGATCGCCGCCGTACCGGCGACCGACGCGTTGGTGTTCGGTGCCGAAGACCTGTCCGCGGATATCGGTGCCTCGCGAACGTCAGAGGGGACGGAGGTGCTCTACGCACGCGAACGCGTCGTGCTCGCAGCAGCGGCCAAGGAGTGTCTCGCGATCGACACCGTCGTCACGGATTTCGGCGACGAACGGGCGCTTCGGGACGATACGGAATTCGCCCTCCAACTTGGGTACGACGGCAAACTGGCGATTCACCCGGCGCAGGTCGACCCGATCAACGAGACGTTTACGCCGAGCGACGAGGAACGCGAGTGGGCCGAACGCGTTCTCGCGGCCAAACGCGAGGCGGACGCCGAGAACAGAGGCGTCTTCGAGGTCGACGGCGAGATGATCGATGCACCGCTGATCGCACAGGCGCGGCGAATCCAGGAGCGAGCCGACGCAGCGACGAGAAAAAAGTGA
- a CDS encoding Glu/Leu/Phe/Val family dehydrogenase, translating into MAEGTTNPFESLQSQIDEAATHLEIGDDLIERLKHPERVLETNLTVERDDGELERFTAFRSQFNADRGPYKGGIRYHPQVSRDEVKALSGWMTYKTAIVDIPLGGGKGGIIIDPDEYSDDELERVTRTFATELRPLIGEDRDIPAPDVNTGQREMNWIKDTYESLENTTEPGVITGKNLASGGSEGRVEATGRSTVIAAREAFDYLGKDLEGATVAVQGYGNAGWIAAKLIDEMGATVVAASDSSGGIYNPDGFDPVAAKDHKNETGSILGYEESVEELTNEDVLTMDVDLLIPAALENAIDADLAENVSADVISEAANGPLTPAADEVLEDEDVFIIPDILANAGGVTVSYFEWVQNRQRFYWSESKVNDELEEHIVDAFDALVGTLEEHGLDNPRTAAYVVAIQRVADAFEEAGTFP; encoded by the coding sequence ATGGCCGAAGGCACGACGAATCCATTCGAAAGCCTGCAGTCACAGATCGACGAGGCAGCCACCCACCTCGAGATCGGCGACGACCTCATCGAGCGACTCAAGCACCCCGAACGGGTGCTCGAGACGAACCTGACGGTCGAACGCGACGACGGCGAACTCGAGCGATTCACGGCGTTTCGCTCGCAGTTTAACGCCGATCGCGGCCCCTACAAGGGCGGCATTCGATACCACCCACAGGTCTCTCGCGACGAAGTGAAGGCGCTCTCCGGCTGGATGACGTACAAGACCGCGATCGTCGACATCCCACTCGGTGGCGGCAAGGGCGGCATCATCATCGACCCCGACGAGTACTCTGACGACGAACTCGAGCGAGTTACTCGCACGTTCGCGACGGAGCTTCGCCCCCTGATCGGCGAAGATCGCGACATCCCTGCACCCGACGTCAACACGGGTCAACGCGAGATGAACTGGATCAAGGACACGTACGAATCGCTCGAGAACACGACCGAACCCGGCGTCATCACGGGAAAGAACCTCGCGAGTGGCGGGAGCGAAGGCCGCGTCGAAGCGACCGGCCGTTCGACCGTGATCGCGGCCCGCGAGGCGTTCGACTACCTCGGTAAGGACCTCGAGGGAGCAACTGTCGCCGTCCAGGGCTACGGAAACGCCGGCTGGATCGCCGCGAAACTCATCGACGAGATGGGCGCGACCGTCGTCGCAGCCAGCGACTCGAGTGGCGGAATCTACAATCCCGACGGCTTCGATCCGGTCGCAGCGAAAGACCACAAGAACGAAACGGGAAGCATCCTCGGCTACGAGGAGAGCGTCGAAGAACTCACGAACGAAGACGTGCTGACGATGGACGTCGACCTGTTGATTCCCGCGGCACTCGAGAACGCTATCGACGCCGACCTCGCCGAAAACGTGAGTGCGGACGTCATCTCCGAAGCCGCAAACGGGCCGCTGACGCCCGCAGCCGATGAGGTTCTCGAGGACGAAGACGTCTTCATCATCCCTGATATTCTCGCGAACGCGGGTGGCGTGACGGTCAGTTACTTCGAGTGGGTCCAGAACCGACAGCGCTTCTACTGGAGCGAATCGAAGGTCAACGACGAACTCGAGGAGCACATCGTCGACGCGTTCGACGCACTCGTCGGCACCCTCGAAGAACACGGTCTCGACAATCCCCGGACTGCAGCCTACGTCGTCGCGATTCAACGCGTCGCCGATGCCTTCGAGGAAGCCGGAACGTTCCCCTGA
- a CDS encoding DUF2062 domain-containing protein: MVRNRLQAYRDRVRAGLVKAFREERTPREVAASFAMGVFVTALPTGGLGLGLFFVFVSIWPWISKPALFASVAVFNPFVKPAIYVVSFQVGAFVLGSESAASYEMLSSEFAWVALQQLLVGNFIVAVILSVIGYVVVLHLTRVHRRQSDEHAGMSLLSFVMGPFKR; encoded by the coding sequence ATAGTGAGAAATCGCCTGCAGGCGTACAGAGACCGGGTGAGGGCAGGGCTCGTGAAGGCCTTCCGCGAAGAGCGCACGCCCCGAGAAGTGGCTGCGAGTTTTGCGATGGGGGTGTTCGTGACGGCGCTCCCAACCGGCGGTCTCGGTCTCGGATTGTTCTTCGTGTTCGTCTCGATCTGGCCGTGGATCTCCAAACCGGCGCTTTTTGCCTCAGTTGCGGTCTTCAACCCGTTCGTAAAGCCCGCCATTTACGTCGTGAGCTTTCAGGTGGGTGCGTTCGTCCTCGGATCGGAGTCAGCCGCGTCGTACGAAATGCTCTCGAGTGAGTTCGCCTGGGTCGCACTCCAGCAATTACTCGTTGGAAACTTCATTGTCGCAGTCATCCTCTCCGTGATCGGATACGTCGTCGTCCTCCATCTCACTCGAGTCCATCGGCGCCAAAGTGACGAACACGCCGGGATGTCACTGCTCTCGTTCGTGATGGGGCCGTTCAAACGGTAG
- a CDS encoding DUF6517 family protein, whose protein sequence is MNRRTLLGGVGVAGLTALSGCLGVVGMDEHEASPGSVEEGVYEDAGYEPSVVTDIAAEEEVSIGPYSERISVTNYATEYQKEVSMGPLGNQSGAIAIVLTTPQIGVAGQNFNPIEDKSAEEFVEMLEDEYDDISNVSHDEDDEITILGTETTRSRFVADANYDGYDTTIDLHVSEAVPTDNDDLLLTMCLYPQDARDDEEGDAIDMMEGASSDEETNDTDEDSTDEDDDGVRELL, encoded by the coding sequence ATGAACCGAAGAACACTACTCGGCGGTGTCGGCGTCGCGGGACTGACGGCGCTCTCGGGCTGTCTCGGCGTGGTCGGCATGGACGAACACGAAGCGTCGCCGGGGAGTGTCGAGGAAGGCGTCTACGAAGACGCCGGGTACGAGCCGTCCGTCGTGACCGATATCGCCGCCGAGGAGGAGGTGAGCATCGGTCCCTATTCAGAGCGCATTTCGGTTACTAACTACGCGACCGAGTACCAGAAGGAAGTCAGTATGGGTCCGCTCGGAAACCAGTCCGGTGCGATCGCGATCGTCCTCACGACGCCCCAGATTGGGGTCGCCGGACAGAACTTCAACCCGATCGAGGACAAGTCGGCCGAAGAGTTCGTCGAAATGCTCGAGGACGAGTACGACGACATTAGTAACGTGTCCCACGACGAGGACGACGAAATCACGATTCTCGGAACCGAAACGACCCGCTCGAGATTCGTCGCGGACGCGAATTACGACGGCTACGACACGACGATCGACCTCCACGTCAGCGAGGCCGTCCCGACCGACAACGACGACTTGCTCCTGACGATGTGTCTCTACCCACAGGACGCTCGAGACGACGAAGAGGGGGACGCCATCGACATGATGGAAGGGGCGAGTAGCGACGAGGAGACGAACGATACGGACGAGGACTCGACGGACGAAGACGACGACGGCGTCAGAGAGTTGCTCTGA